The Synergistales bacterium DNA segment CCCATCCCGATCTGCATGGGGTTCACGCCGCCGCGGCTCCCGCTGGGGGCGTGGCCGCCGTGGGTGGTCTGGTAGAAGATCTCCTGGAAGCTCACCTCGTGCCGCTTGTAGCCAAGGGTCTCCACATTGGCCACATTGTTGCCGATCGTATCAAGGAAGGTCTGGTAGCTCTTGAGCCCCATGACCCCCGAAAGCAGGGATCGCTGCATGGTCACTCACTCCTTGTCGTCCGCGCTCTGCCGTCTCCGTCCCCTCAGGAGACAGAGACGATGTTGTCCAGGACGGTGCTGTTTTCCTCACCCACATCGAGGATCACCTGGCCCTGGTCGAAGCGGATGCCCGTCACCTCGCCGGAGACCCGTTCGCCCTCGCCGTCGATGTACTCCACTGTCCGCCCCAGGTACCCCACCGAGGAGGAGAGGGAGACCCTGGTCAGGTTGTCCAGG contains these protein-coding regions:
- the flgD gene encoding flagellar hook assembly protein FlgD codes for the protein MMSNGTGGEQQSTTGNSSLGKDDFLEILITQLTNQDPMDPMKDKEFISQMAQFSELEQITNMSESLDNLTRVSLSSSVGYLGRTVEYIDGEGERVSGEVTGIRFDQGQVILDVGEENSTVLDNIVSVS